The Halarsenatibacter silvermanii genome contains a region encoding:
- the tatA gene encoding twin-arginine translocase TatA/TatE family subunit: MFGLGAPELAIVLVIVLVIFGPSRLPEIGRAIGSGIRELKDASKEVEEATKFEEEEEDSENKLE, translated from the coding sequence ATGTTTGGATTGGGAGCCCCGGAACTTGCAATTGTGCTCGTCATTGTGCTTGTCATTTTTGGCCCCAGCAGACTGCCAGAAATCGGCAGAGCAATAGGCTCAGGAATAAGAGAGCTAAAAGATGCCAGCAAGGAAGTAGAAGAGGCCACCAAATTTGAAGAAGAGGAAGAAGACTCCGAAAATAAGCTGGAGTAA
- the mtrB gene encoding trp RNA-binding attenuation protein MtrB, whose product MDVIAGEYIMVKALEDGVTLIGLTRGEKTKFHHTEKLDSGEVMIAQFTEHTSAIKIQGKAKIVTEYGELESE is encoded by the coding sequence ATGGACGTAATAGCAGGGGAATATATTATGGTAAAAGCTCTTGAAGACGGGGTTACTTTAATAGGTTTAACAAGAGGAGAAAAAACCAAATTTCATCATACTGAAAAACTGGATAGCGGAGAAGTGATGATAGCTCAATTTACCGAACATACTTCAGCTATCAAAATACAGGGCAAAGCAAAGATAGTTACAGAGTACGGAGAGCTTGAATCCGAATAA
- the aroA gene encoding 3-phosphoshikimate 1-carboxyvinyltransferase, translating into MNLTIRSSKSAEEQLEVPGDKSISHRSLILSSIAEGESSIRGLLEADDCLKTLNIMRALGVSINKHAPGEYTVYGKGLDSLEEPENVLDCGNSGTGMRLIAGLLSGQDFYSILTGDQSLRSRPMNRIIEPLSMMGVKIWSRAGGYAPLSIQGGELNSIHFAQKIASAQVKSCLLLAGLYAEGNTVIEEPAPSRDHTERMLASAGVEIEKSDGTIALKDDNPQIEPFDIKIPGDISSASFLLAAGLLVPDSSILVKNVGINSTRSGFLEVLDDMGAELVIKNKRKMGGEPAADLKVETSDLRSVTVEGEIIPRMIDEIPILAVLATQAEGRTVINDAEELRVKETDRLSAITENLNKMGADVEEKEDGLIIEGPVDLKGEIALESFHDHRIAMASAVAGLIADGPVEILESEIINTSFPEFPKIIKNKFLQEAE; encoded by the coding sequence ATGAATCTCACTATAAGGTCTTCAAAATCTGCTGAAGAGCAGCTGGAAGTGCCAGGAGATAAATCGATCTCTCACAGGAGTTTGATTTTGAGTTCAATAGCTGAGGGTGAGAGCAGCATCAGAGGGCTTTTAGAAGCAGATGACTGCTTGAAAACGCTAAATATCATGAGAGCACTGGGAGTAAGCATTAACAAGCATGCCCCCGGAGAATATACAGTTTATGGAAAAGGACTCGACAGCCTGGAAGAGCCGGAGAATGTACTCGACTGCGGCAACTCTGGCACCGGCATGAGATTGATCGCCGGTCTGCTCTCCGGTCAGGATTTTTATTCTATACTTACCGGTGATCAATCTTTGAGAAGCCGCCCTATGAACAGAATTATAGAGCCCCTTTCCATGATGGGAGTAAAGATTTGGTCACGAGCCGGGGGATATGCCCCCCTGAGTATTCAGGGGGGAGAATTAAACTCAATTCATTTTGCTCAGAAAATAGCCAGCGCTCAGGTTAAATCATGTCTGCTTCTCGCGGGTCTTTATGCTGAGGGTAACACTGTAATCGAAGAGCCTGCTCCATCGCGTGATCATACGGAAAGGATGCTTGCTTCAGCCGGGGTAGAAATTGAAAAAAGCGATGGTACGATTGCTTTAAAAGATGACAACCCACAAATTGAACCGTTTGATATTAAAATTCCTGGTGATATTTCTTCGGCTTCTTTCCTTCTGGCGGCTGGATTGCTGGTGCCTGACAGCTCAATTCTGGTTAAAAATGTGGGCATAAATTCTACCAGAAGCGGTTTTCTGGAAGTTCTTGATGATATGGGAGCTGAGCTGGTAATAAAAAATAAAAGAAAGATGGGAGGAGAGCCGGCGGCAGATCTTAAGGTTGAAACTTCTGATTTGAGATCTGTAACTGTGGAAGGCGAAATAATTCCCAGAATGATAGATGAAATTCCCATACTTGCCGTGCTGGCTACCCAGGCAGAAGGTAGAACAGTTATAAATGATGCCGAAGAACTGCGGGTAAAAGAAACCGATAGATTATCTGCCATAACTGAAAACTTGAATAAGATGGGAGCAGACGTAGAAGAAAAAGAAGACGGATTGATTATTGAAGGACCTGTAGATTTAAAGGGAGAAATTGCACTTGAATCTTTTCACGATCATAGAATTGCTATGGCTTCCGCTGTAGCTGGCTTAATCGCAGATGGTCCGGTGGAAATTCTGGAGAGTGAAATAATAAACACCTCCTTTCCAGAATTCCCAAAAATTATCAAAAATAAATTTTTGCAGGAGGCAGAATAA
- the aroF gene encoding 3-deoxy-7-phosphoheptulonate synthase: MIVVMDADCNEKELQEILDLIDEEGFEAHLSQGIDKQIVGLIGDSAGKEQLQERINSYNQVDKVIPVMEPYKLTGWKFAPEKTVIDVDGVKIGGENPVVMAGPCSVESKEQILETARVVKEAGAEVLRGGAFKPRTSPYSFQGLGERGLELLSLAREKTGLKIITELMDTEHIEMVTSHTDIIQIGSRNMKNYALLKEIGRLDKPVMLKRGMASTVKDWLLAAEYIMSEGNQDVMLCERGIKTFCDDTRYTMDLSAIPLVREKSHLPVIADPSHGTGRWELVAPMSRAAVAGGADGLLIEVHPEPKNALSDGPQSLKPEKFEKLMNELEKLNHALSDIDDSVSPAV; the protein is encoded by the coding sequence ATGATTGTAGTTATGGATGCTGATTGTAATGAAAAGGAACTGCAGGAGATTCTGGATTTGATAGATGAAGAGGGTTTTGAGGCACATCTTTCTCAGGGAATAGATAAACAGATTGTCGGTTTGATAGGAGACAGCGCGGGCAAAGAGCAGCTGCAGGAGAGAATAAACTCATATAATCAGGTCGATAAAGTAATACCCGTTATGGAGCCCTATAAATTAACAGGCTGGAAGTTCGCCCCGGAGAAGACGGTTATAGATGTTGATGGTGTAAAAATTGGCGGTGAAAATCCGGTTGTTATGGCCGGTCCCTGTTCGGTTGAGAGCAAGGAGCAGATCCTGGAAACCGCCAGAGTTGTCAAAGAAGCCGGTGCTGAAGTGCTTAGGGGCGGCGCTTTTAAACCCAGAACTTCGCCTTATTCTTTTCAGGGCCTGGGTGAAAGAGGTCTTGAACTTCTATCTCTGGCCCGGGAGAAAACAGGCTTAAAAATTATTACCGAATTGATGGATACGGAGCATATAGAGATGGTGACTTCTCATACTGATATAATTCAGATAGGTTCACGAAATATGAAAAATTATGCTCTTTTAAAGGAAATCGGTCGGCTGGATAAACCCGTAATGCTCAAAAGAGGTATGGCCTCAACTGTCAAAGATTGGCTGCTCGCTGCTGAGTATATTATGAGTGAAGGCAATCAAGATGTCATGCTTTGTGAGCGAGGCATAAAAACTTTCTGTGATGATACCCGCTATACTATGGATTTGAGTGCTATACCTCTGGTCAGAGAGAAAAGTCATCTGCCGGTAATAGCTGATCCCAGTCACGGAACAGGTCGCTGGGAACTGGTAGCACCTATGTCCAGGGCAGCTGTTGCTGGTGGAGCTGACGGACTTTTAATTGAGGTTCATCCCGAACCAAAAAATGCCCTTTCCGATGGACCGCAGTCGTTAAAACCTGAAAAATTCGAGAAGTTGATGAATGAACTGGAAAAATTGAATCATGCGCTCAGCGACATCGATGATTCAGTATCTCCAGCAGTTTAA
- a CDS encoding prephenate dehydrogenase, whose translation MSEDKKFPSNKKCCSGQIYSSIAVVGLGLIGASLGAAVSKNNLAAEVRGYDIDRETVEMAEDGYYFDSAHLLPDSCYTGIGSAELVIISVPVIDIPVVMEDISEKIGPKTTIIDTGSCKGFVMEKAAEIFTDQARFIGGHPLAGSEKSGIKNLDPELFIGSDFVLTPREQEIRSDKLEKLLKLIGGLDARVKIMDCEKHDRYLALVSHLPQIASSGLAGFIGDEENLIELLELASSGFSDTTRLAASNSNMWTDITLANKDRILEAMEDYLKQIETLVDAIQSENREEVKRFFEKGIDVRKRFEELKGE comes from the coding sequence ATGAGTGAAGATAAAAAATTTCCGTCAAATAAAAAGTGTTGTTCCGGGCAGATTTATAGTAGTATTGCTGTAGTGGGATTGGGATTGATTGGAGCTTCTTTGGGAGCAGCTGTAAGCAAAAACAATCTGGCTGCCGAAGTTCGCGGCTATGATATTGATAGGGAGACGGTGGAAATGGCAGAAGATGGGTATTATTTTGATTCAGCCCATCTTCTGCCTGATTCCTGTTATACTGGTATTGGATCAGCGGAGCTGGTAATTATATCAGTGCCGGTCATAGATATACCGGTTGTTATGGAGGACATTTCAGAAAAAATCGGTCCGAAGACTACTATTATCGATACTGGCAGCTGCAAAGGTTTTGTTATGGAAAAAGCAGCGGAGATTTTTACCGATCAGGCCAGGTTTATTGGTGGTCATCCGCTTGCTGGATCTGAAAAATCGGGGATTAAAAACCTCGATCCCGAGCTTTTTATCGGGAGTGATTTTGTGTTGACTCCTCGTGAACAAGAGATTAGATCAGATAAGTTAGAAAAGCTTTTGAAATTAATTGGAGGGTTGGATGCACGGGTAAAAATAATGGATTGTGAAAAACACGACAGGTATTTGGCTTTGGTCAGCCATCTTCCTCAAATCGCTTCCTCTGGATTGGCTGGATTTATCGGGGATGAAGAAAATTTAATTGAACTTCTCGAGCTGGCCAGCAGTGGTTTTTCTGACACCACCAGGCTGGCAGCCAGCAATTCCAACATGTGGACAGATATAACTCTGGCCAATAAAGACCGGATCCTCGAGGCTATGGAAGATTATTTGAAACAAATAGAAACTCTGGTTGATGCCATCCAATCTGAAAATAGAGAAGAAGTCAAGAGATTTTTTGAAAAAGGTATTGATGTTAGAAAAAGATTTGAAGAGCTGAAAGGAGAATAA